Genomic segment of Paenibacillus sp. FSL R5-0623:
GTCATCCGAAAGCTCACGCGTAAAATCCATGGGTACAAAGTGAAGATTGTCCGGAATAGTCAGCTTGGCCTGATTCAGCCGCTCCTTCTTGAAGTGCTGTGTAGCCGGATAATCCACTTCAATGATATCCAGCGTGTCCTCCAATTCCGGATGCCTCAAAGCAAACGTATCCATCCCGGCGCCAAGAATGACTACCTGCTTCAATCCCAACGCAACTTCATGCAAAAGTACATGCTCACAGTAAGCGGCCCGAGCCAAAGTTATTGGAGATAACTGTACCTGGGTAATCCATTTTAGAACCTTTTCCGGGTCGTCCTTGAGCTCGTGAGCCATATCCGGGTTGAAAAAATGAATGCCTCTAACCATGTTATTACTGATATCTGAAAACTCTTGAGGAGAGATTAGCAATCTCGCCATAAAATCATCGAAAATGAGGGGTGTGTCATGTTGGCTGTGATAGGCTCGGCCAAAGGTCGAAATCAATGATGTGATACTGGATTCATTTTGCTTCATACTTATTCCTCCCGTACAAACAAAAATAAGATTCCCCTGGCCAGGAGAATCTTATTATATACGGAATATTTTTATATGTAAATTATAGCATAAATATATTTTTTTGTCAACCATAATTTACGGATGAGCAGACAGATTACAGTGGATTTACCGTCCACTTCAACTCGTTCTTCCTTCCGCATCCTATCCAACACGATGAGATCTGTTAGGCGTCCACCCCATACTCCTTCACTTCACGATTACGGTTCAACACCGCGTGCAGTACAAAACCAAGTACCGCAATCGCTGCTGTGCCTGTTGCCAACCAAGCTACAGGGATAAGTCCTTGCTTGTCATACATGACCCCCATCGCATAAGGCCCGATAACCCGTCCAACTGCACCGATCCCACCCGATATCCCGATGTAAAAAGGTGCTGCCCTGCCTGCATGCTCCGATATG
This window contains:
- a CDS encoding class I SAM-dependent methyltransferase, which translates into the protein MKQNESSITSLISTFGRAYHSQHDTPLIFDDFMARLLISPQEFSDISNNMVRGIHFFNPDMAHELKDDPEKVLKWITQVQLSPITLARAAYCEHVLLHEVALGLKQVVILGAGMDTFALRHPELEDTLDIIEVDYPATQHFKKERLNQAKLTIPDNLHFVPMDFTRELSDDSLTLEGLKKRKTLASLLGVSYYLPKNDLFNVIRHVFANLPIGSSIVLDYADEHLFEEKGMFNRVENMVKLAAMGGEPMQSGYAYVEMEALLDEAGLLIYEHLTPEAIQEQFFQDRIDHLRAFETIHFIHAVKK